The Capricornis sumatraensis isolate serow.1 chromosome 15, serow.2, whole genome shotgun sequence DNA segment CATTACCAGTGGTAACACAttaaacaacgacaacaacaaagaaaataaaaaccttagTCTTGCAGTTATATACTTGTGTCTGTCTCCTCCTTATATAGTGAGCTCCATAATAGTGGAATCTTACTCATTTCCATCTTCCCAGTTGATTGCTTTTACACACTAAAGAAACTAGTCTTACCCATAGTTCAACTTTGGGTACACTATTCTTAAACCAAACAAAGTGCACATATATTCTCCTAAAATGTCCTGTCCTTTCTAATTTCCTTCTATTTGTTGATTTCATGTTGTTCACTCAAATTACCTTCTTTACTAACACCCAGATGTTGAAATCCTGCATATTTCACAAGGCACTACTTTAATCCAAATTCACTCACAAATTCTCTTGAATACTCAGCTTCGTATTACTTCTCCTGAATTACATGGCTACTTGTCTCCTTCCAGTCTTCCATGTTATAGATTTTTTAGTGTATTGATTATATCCCCCTTTCAAGGGTAGGTTCTCTGTTGCCCTTATCAATTCATAATTTGATATGTTGAGTTTTCAATCTCTGGTTAAAGAACAATGAGTCAGAAAACTGGCAATGAGCTTTATTAGACTATTCTTTAAGGTCATTATGGGGATCTaggaacaggaaaggagaggatgtGGACCACTGCATcttagatcaatggaataggctGAGAAACGGACAGAAAATCGTGTTTGATTTATGTAGGCTTTCTGTGGGAGTGTGTAGAATTCTGTTCAATtaaataatcttgagaaaaagTAAGTGCCAATGTCCTTAGCTTTGGACGCGGTGGTTTGGTAATTTTTTTACGTTCTTCCAGTTCCGCAAGATTGATGCAACAGTATCTTCCATTTTCACATAGTACTTCACGTACTTCTGTTGTTCTGCATATTTTCCTGCAGTATCCTTGTATATATTGATTCCAGCATCTCTTAAGTTGTTCGGTTACTGTGCACATAAAGAACAATAGGCCAAGGTCAGAGTTTGAGACAAAAGGTAATTTTGGTCATGGGGAAGACAGGGGATGTTTGTAAGGATAAGGTATATGGGAGACTCACCGAGCATATATCAGTAATGTCCCACAGATATTACCCTCTAAGAGGATGAACCTCAATGTTTATGTCTAGCTGATCACTCATATTTTGTTCCTCTAGAGTTCTGGGCATCCACCCAACATCTGATGGACTTCACCAAGAGCAGTGGGTCTTatttacagaaataaagaaatcGAGTTCTTGAGTTCAGGCTATGGACCTATGCTATGCTCCGTCTGAGAACCTCAGTAAATCTGCCTCTATTTGAATGCTTCTAAGGTActacttcctggaggaggaaatggcaacccactccaatatgcttgcctggagaatcccatggacagaggaacctggcaggctacagtccacagggtcacaaagagtctgacatgactaaagtgacttaacattAACATAACAGTGTACcacttctttaccactgctcagAATACAATAATTTGTTACTATGTATTTATGTCTGACTCAGACTCTGCTCTTGGGTTCATACTTGCTATAATGATAAAGAATGACTTTTTTTGGGTCCAGTCAGATGTTTCCCCCTCAACATTCTTCCTCCCCTGTTGCTTCTCAGTATGTACATTTTTATCAATGCATATCTTCCTTTGGCTTCTATGGCATCACAATAATTTTAGATTTGTTTTATTCCTCCATGACTCCCCATTCTCTTTCTACTTCCAGAGGAAGGAATTCCTCCAGACCTTTGCCCACCATGATATGTCTTCTATCCTTCAGTGATcctaaatattttcaataatctCAGAGTTTAGGATGTTCATATTTTGGCTTCAGGGCTGGTACTATCCTCTGAATACTAACCCCAGAGGATGAAGGCTGAGAACAAAAATGCTGCCTCCAACACCAGGTTCTAGAGTTCCTTTGACTGGTAGAAGTTTAAGGGGCTAGAAGTAGGCCATTCTTGCTCTATCATAACAAGCAAATACAAGAGATCTGGTTGTGAAAGAGGACAGGAAGCTAATTTTTAAactcttactatgtgccaagcctTAGGCTGGATGTTTTATCACTTAATAAATTCCCTGTgaaccaaagggcttccctggtggctcagttggtaaagagcctgcctgcaatgcaggagacctgagtttgatccctgggtttgggagatctcccagaggaagaaatggcaacctactctagtattcttgcctggagagtcccaaggacagaagagcctggtgggctatagtccatgcgggtCTGAGCGACTAAACCTACCTACCATCAACGAGGTGTCATCTCCACAAATGGGGAAACTAAGGCTCTGTGAGTCCTCACCTTTTATCCAAAGTTGATAAAGTGGTAGATGTTGAAGGTATGTTTCTTAAGACTGAATCCAAAGTTTCTTCTTCTTCCACTATTCACACATGCTGGTATAATATTGAtagattaaaaaatgtatatacagtaTCAGAGTGGAAGAAAATAAGGCTGGGTGCTAGAGTAAAAACTGTATCCAAAGAAATAAGTGTATTCCCAGTTATTGGTCTTATGTCTTTCTGTAGTCTTTGTCAGAGGAAATTATGACCTCTTTTTAGCTCTATGAATACTCCTTTTAAGAAGATTACCATAGTAGAAGCACTCAGGAAGAGGGAATTTTTGATGACATTTGATAGACTTCAGCCATTCCTAGGGCCTCTTTTCCTACTGTGAGTTATAAAATTCCCTTGAGTTCTTGAAAGTACTCTAACCATTATTGATTTGAGTGAGCCCCTGGAAAGCATCTACACTCACCACTATACCGCCAATGTGGTTTGAGTAAGCCCCTGAAAATCTCTGGATTACCTGTGAACTTCTGGAACAGCAGAATTGCAATGATCAGGAGGAGCCTCATGGCCaagcttctcagaggaggtgacaaCCAGGTCTCTTGGTCCACTATGTCACCTTCCTCAGAGACTTAGATTCTTATACAATGAACCAGAACAGATGGTATGATATGAAGTGTGCCCCCAAATTTCTGAATTGTGGATTTTGCAACATGTGGgcagacacaggaaatgtggtTACTCACTTAACCCACACATGGGATTCAGAGAAACAGTGTGTTCCATCTCATCGCACCTGATGCCATTCTGCAGGCTGTAGACTGCTGGTGAGAAAAGTCTGTGCTTTCTCTACTTTGGCTGTCTGCCTAGATAGACATGTAGACCTATACTTACTTCTAAGAATGAATAAGGACATAAACTAAATGAAGCTTATTCTGTTGACCGCATTCATCTAAGTCTCTGACTATTGTGCCTAACACTGTAGCCAGTCCAAATGGTAGCCAATTTTTATCCCTATATCCTAGCTAAATTTAGTTACTCACAGACAAGCAATATGGGATTCCcgggtggctcaatgataaagaatccacttgccaatgcagatgtaggagatgcgggtctgatccctggatcaggaagatcccctggagcaggaaatggcaacccactgctgtaattttgcctggaaaaaatcccatggacagagagctgtagcctggagggctacagttcatgttgtcacaaagagttggacacaatttagcgacagAACATGCAGCAGGACAAGCAATATGCAatgatggaagaaaaaaagaatggctacaataaaattttcatttagaaaCAGTAAAAATGGGGAGAAAATACAGAGATAACATAGCATAATGTATCATCTTGATGGACGATAATGGCAAAAGTTTCTTTTCTGCAAGTGTAGAGAATTCTTTAGTTTGTATCTTTCTGTTCTATTCTCTGggaagacttccctgtccattgatCTCTGTAGAGGTATATTGGAGGAGGTTGGGAGAGAATTTTTCTGGGGATTGTTCTACTTTAACAACACTTTTCTTATTAATGCAGGTTTAGGAAACTATGTGAATGATTTTGTTATTCAGGCTTTGACTTCTATGACATTATAACTCTTCGGAAAGATTAGCAGAAAGTTAACAGACTTTCCTTTCAATTGTTTTCAGTCATTTTCATGTCTAAGACCCAACTCAGAAATCTTTTTGAATCACGGCAGCTCATTTTAGATCCCAACCAGGACACTATCATCTATGGAATAAGCTTTTGGAGATTATACCATCTCTACCACCCCTAACAATTTCTCACTCAGGCTCTTGCTGTGAGCAGATACAATATAATAGCTTCTGGACAGTGTAGATGAACTAGCTGAGATTGATTACCATTAATTTAAGTAGTATCAACACACTCTTCTGTGTAATACCCCCAGCAACACTGGTCTGTCTAAACACAGAAATTTACACAACAGATAGTTGGGTCAATACAGGTTTGTACTGTGCCCAAGGACTCAAACAACTAAAGGAAGAGGAATAAAAGAGTTCTAGTTATTAGCTAAAGAGTTATTGAAGTAAATCATGGACTCTATTCTAGATAGCGAGAGAATATAAAGAGGGAGGGGCTGAAAAATGATCTTTGAGattttgaaggtgaaagagattatttatattaataaaatatattgccTCTACAATGGGGAGAACATTCTATATCTAACCTGCATTGTCTTCTTCACCAGCTTTTTGATTAGAAAACTCACATCCCTTTGTCCCACAGGTAATATTAAATGAGCATCTTAGAAAAATGATGTCTCTTTACTTTCACTTCaataatgtatgtgtgtgcttgcatgtgtaaatgcacatatgtatgtgtatatctatTCTAGTCCCTGCTGCCAGACAGTCTATGCACCTGGAAAATCTCCTGATTGATCCCATAAAGTAGGGAGTCGTTCCCATGAGTGAGGTGGAAGAATAAAGAACATGACATTTCTTAAAGAAGAAGACATCACTAATCAGTTTTAAATCTAAATACCTTAAAGGAGTTTTTAACACTGGAGGTTTTAAAAGTACAGATTGTTTCAATATACTACTTAAAAAAGGACATGAGTGTAATAAATTTCTGGATAACTCATCCACCAAGCTCTATTGAGTTAGGAGTTAAGAGAGCACATTTGATTGTTTAAGTGGGTCAGCCAGGAAGCATGtttgaagtttttgttttatttttctgcttatgTCAGTTAAAATAGTATTTAAAGATAGTTTTATTGTGTAACATACATTATTAACAAGAATCTGGAAATataaagacaaagagaagaaagaaaacaactagCACCATTACTACTATCCAAAGAAAACACCTGGGAATATTTTGTATACCATTCTAAATTTTTCTTTAGTTGAACTAAAATTGCTTTATTGtttaacctaaatatccatttatgggattttcctgaaTAATAGGAAAGATGCAATAAAACTGTCTCAAACTTCCACCAATTGCCTGACTTTTGAAAGCCTCTGCTAGTTTCAGACCTCTGCTAGTTGCAGAGATGTTTGCATTGTCAGGGATACACTGGCCTTCAGAATTCTGTGTTCATATGTTAACTCTGATCTGTGCTATAGCCACCCTCCTTG contains these protein-coding regions:
- the DEFB127 gene encoding beta-defensin 127, which gives rise to MRLLLIIAILLFQKFTVTEQLKRCWNQYIQGYCRKICRTTEVREVLCENGRYCCINLAELEERKKITKPPRPKLRTLALTFSQDYLIEQNSTHSHRKPT